The following coding sequences lie in one Paenibacillus durus ATCC 35681 genomic window:
- a CDS encoding DUF4179 domain-containing protein, with translation MIQEIHSFKKEIDNIPVPYDKLDAIITKTVQATEAGKRTKMRKKMAYAVGAAAVACGLLFGSAALSPAMASIVSKIPVIGSVFSQYGDSGLKRVSENGLTSAVGITKVSGGDSLTINEVFYDGTRLSIGYSLETEKPMGKAYSMLRTGLTVNGKVKGFSGSEKQTELTPTYRTGILEIDPPTDLPDQFKLGLTFQAEDSKQWEFSIPISAQADTKLATIDHKQQAGGIDLAVPEITTGPAGIRLTYNAVSSETNDLVNYISFIAVDETGHELGNHSGGAQSWISGGKRYSTGTQLFDPPSAGTKTLTFTPHLSFPSMGGGVAIDQDGTETPIEFTPHQASEKIKFDSFTVTLP, from the coding sequence ATGATCCAAGAGATTCATTCCTTTAAAAAAGAAATCGACAACATTCCCGTACCCTATGACAAGTTGGACGCTATCATTACGAAGACGGTTCAAGCAACCGAAGCAGGCAAGAGGACGAAGATGCGAAAAAAAATGGCATATGCAGTGGGGGCGGCGGCCGTTGCTTGCGGTCTGTTGTTCGGTTCGGCGGCCCTGTCTCCGGCAATGGCAAGCATTGTGTCCAAAATTCCGGTCATTGGGTCAGTATTCAGCCAGTACGGAGACAGCGGTTTGAAGCGCGTAAGCGAAAATGGATTAACTTCAGCGGTTGGCATAACCAAAGTATCTGGCGGCGACTCGCTTACCATTAATGAGGTATTCTACGACGGGACACGTTTAAGTATCGGGTACTCGCTGGAAACGGAGAAGCCGATGGGAAAAGCTTATTCTATGTTAAGGACAGGTCTCACTGTCAACGGAAAAGTGAAGGGTTTCTCCGGTAGTGAAAAACAAACGGAACTCACCCCGACCTATCGTACCGGTATTTTGGAAATCGATCCCCCTACGGATCTTCCGGATCAGTTCAAGCTGGGTCTAACCTTCCAAGCCGAAGACAGCAAGCAGTGGGAGTTCTCCATACCCATAAGTGCGCAAGCCGATACCAAACTGGCAACCATTGATCATAAGCAGCAGGCTGGCGGCATCGACCTGGCGGTACCCGAAATAACAACAGGCCCGGCGGGAATACGCCTCACATACAATGCGGTATCCTCGGAAACCAATGATTTAGTCAACTATATATCATTCATTGCCGTCGATGAAACAGGGCATGAATTGGGCAATCACTCGGGTGGAGCCCAGAGCTGGATCAGCGGCGGAAAACGATACTCCACCGGTACTCAGCTATTCGATCCGCCTTCAGCCGGTACAAAAACCTTAACATTCACTCCTCATTTGTCTTTCCCAAGCATGGGCGGCGGGGTTGCGATTGACCAAGACGGCACAGAGACACCGATCGAATTCACTCCTCATCAAGCATCGGAAAAAATCAAATTTGACAGTTTCACCGTGACCCTGCCTTAA
- a CDS encoding sigma-70 family RNA polymerase sigma factor encodes MSTTADLVPRAMRGDPDAFQALIHQEKEKLYRMAYVYMRNEADALEVFQETVYKAFKSISSLQDSRYFSTWLTRILINTAIAHLKKNRKVTAMSPEALENIGDSYQLQLEDQLDLLQAMETLEEKYKTVLLLRYYKDYSVKQISEILGCPEGTVKTNIHRGLSILRKKLKGAICDDPRDSFL; translated from the coding sequence ATGAGTACAACGGCAGATTTGGTCCCTCGCGCCATGCGCGGCGATCCGGACGCTTTTCAAGCGCTCATTCATCAAGAGAAAGAGAAGCTCTACAGAATGGCCTATGTGTACATGAGAAATGAGGCGGATGCGCTGGAGGTTTTTCAGGAGACCGTCTATAAGGCGTTCAAGTCGATATCCTCGCTCCAGGACAGCCGTTATTTTTCTACTTGGCTCACGCGGATTCTAATTAATACGGCTATCGCCCACTTAAAAAAGAACCGCAAAGTTACCGCAATGAGTCCGGAAGCGCTTGAAAATATCGGGGATTCGTATCAGCTCCAACTGGAGGATCAGCTCGATCTGCTTCAGGCCATGGAGACGCTTGAGGAGAAATATAAGACGGTGCTGCTGCTTCGTTACTACAAAGATTACTCGGTTAAGCAAATTTCCGAAATTCTGGGCTGCCCGGAAGGAACGGTAAAGACGAACATTCACCGGGGCCTATCGATTCTGCGGAAAAAGCTGAAAGGAGCCATCTGCGATGATCCAAGAGATTCATTCCTTTAA
- a CDS encoding nitroreductase family protein yields the protein MNKTLNNDFTEILTGRRSIRKYDPAVKISKEEMTQILTEATLAPSTVNMQPWRFLVIDSPEGKAALAPLARYNKQQVETSSAVIAVFGDMNSFDYAEEIYSTAVERGWMPAEVKEKQLAGINSHLAVLPPQVKREILLIDTGLVSMQLMLVARDHGYDTNPIGGYDKDKVAEAFGWDKDRYVPVMLLSIGKAAEEGFSSVRLPIDKIAEWK from the coding sequence ATGAACAAGACGCTTAACAATGATTTTACCGAGATTCTTACCGGCCGGCGCTCCATTCGCAAATATGACCCAGCTGTAAAAATCAGCAAAGAGGAAATGACGCAAATTCTTACGGAAGCGACGCTTGCGCCCTCTACGGTCAACATGCAGCCTTGGCGGTTCCTTGTGATTGACAGCCCGGAAGGAAAAGCGGCTCTGGCGCCGCTGGCCCGCTACAACAAGCAGCAGGTAGAGACTTCTTCAGCGGTGATTGCGGTATTCGGGGACATGAACAGCTTCGACTATGCCGAGGAAATTTACAGCACCGCCGTTGAGCGCGGATGGATGCCGGCTGAAGTGAAGGAGAAACAACTGGCAGGCATAAACAGCCATCTTGCCGTCCTGCCGCCGCAGGTCAAACGGGAAATCCTGCTGATTGACACAGGGCTTGTCTCGATGCAGCTTATGCTGGTGGCCCGGGATCACGGTTATGACACGAATCCGATTGGCGGTTATGACAAGGACAAGGTCGCGGAAGCCTTCGGCTGGGACAAGGATCGGTACGTGCCCGTCATGCTGCTCTCGATCGGCAAAGCGGCGGAGGAAGGCTTCTCTTCAGTCCGTCTGCCTATCGACAAAATCGCCGAATGGAAATAA
- a CDS encoding putative quinol monooxygenase, with protein MIIIHATFYVNPEKREAFLTEIKLLLAGSQAEEGNVYYDLYEHSEKKNVFIMVEAWRDSAAVDIHNATPHFTGFVGKAENFLTAPPDIKVYNAEQA; from the coding sequence ATGATTATTATCCATGCTACGTTTTATGTAAATCCGGAAAAGAGAGAAGCATTCTTGACCGAGATTAAGCTGCTGCTTGCGGGGAGCCAAGCGGAAGAGGGCAACGTGTACTATGACCTGTACGAGCATTCGGAGAAAAAGAATGTGTTCATTATGGTCGAAGCCTGGCGCGATTCCGCGGCCGTCGATATCCATAACGCTACCCCTCACTTTACCGGTTTTGTGGGCAAAGCGGAGAATTTCCTTACAGCTCCGCCTGATATTAAGGTATACAACGCAGAACAGGCGTAA
- a CDS encoding carbon-nitrogen family hydrolase → MKVSLLQLDIAFGNPKANYAAAERAIRLAAQGQPDCILLPELWTTGYDLTRLDEMADPGGQAAAAFIGGLAKEYGINIIAGSTAWQRAEGVTNTMFAANREGVPALEYSKLHLFRLMDEHLYLQPGSSKGLFRLDGTPCAGVICYDIRFPEWIRAHMVSGAEVLFVSAEWPLPRLAHWRALLVSRAIENQCYVVACNRAGSDPANVFAGHSMIIDPWGEIVCEAGEGEEIISGELDLAKVREARRQIPVFTDRRPEMYK, encoded by the coding sequence ATGAAAGTTTCCCTGCTTCAACTCGACATCGCCTTCGGCAATCCGAAGGCCAATTACGCTGCGGCGGAGCGCGCCATCCGTCTTGCCGCGCAAGGACAGCCGGACTGCATCCTGCTGCCCGAGCTGTGGACGACGGGCTATGACTTGACGCGTCTTGATGAAATGGCCGATCCTGGCGGCCAGGCCGCAGCAGCGTTTATCGGCGGCTTAGCCAAGGAATACGGCATTAATATTATCGCAGGCTCCACCGCCTGGCAGCGCGCGGAAGGTGTAACCAACACCATGTTCGCAGCGAACCGCGAAGGCGTTCCTGCCTTGGAATACAGCAAGCTGCATCTGTTCCGGCTTATGGATGAGCATCTGTACCTCCAGCCGGGGTCGTCCAAAGGGCTGTTCCGTCTGGACGGCACCCCCTGCGCCGGCGTCATCTGCTACGACATCCGGTTTCCGGAATGGATACGCGCGCACATGGTCTCCGGAGCGGAGGTGCTGTTCGTCTCTGCGGAATGGCCGCTGCCGCGCCTTGCCCACTGGCGTGCGCTGCTCGTCAGCCGGGCGATTGAGAACCAGTGCTATGTTGTCGCCTGCAACCGGGCGGGGTCCGATCCCGCCAATGTTTTTGCGGGGCATTCCATGATTATTGATCCCTGGGGAGAAATCGTCTGTGAGGCGGGCGAAGGGGAGGAGATTATATCCGGCGAGCTTGATCTGGCCAAAGTGCGGGAAGCGCGCAGGCAAATCCCGGTATTTACCGACCGAAGACCCGAGATGTACAAGTAA
- a CDS encoding ArsR/SmtB family transcription factor, giving the protein MNSDIQQFKSEFFKALAHPMRIRILELLSEGEKTVNEMQAILGSEGSAVSQQLSVLRAKNVVNSVKEGTSVIYSLRDPLIKDLLAVAKQIFDNHLVNAISLLEEIRSK; this is encoded by the coding sequence ATGAACAGTGATATTCAGCAATTTAAAAGCGAATTTTTCAAGGCGTTGGCTCATCCGATGCGCATCCGCATTTTGGAGCTGCTGAGCGAAGGGGAGAAGACCGTCAACGAGATGCAGGCGATTCTGGGGTCGGAAGGCTCTGCCGTATCGCAGCAGCTCTCCGTTCTGCGGGCGAAGAACGTGGTGAACAGCGTGAAGGAGGGCACCTCCGTTATCTATTCGCTCCGCGATCCGTTGATCAAGGATCTGCTGGCCGTGGCCAAGCAAATTTTCGATAACCATCTGGTGAACGCTATCTCTCTGCTGGAGGAGATCCGCAGCAAATGA
- a CDS encoding SulP family inorganic anion transporter has product MIGWSRFQNYSMSSLRKDLVSGIIVGVIAIPLGMAFAIASGVKPEYGIYTTIIAGIMISLFGGSKFQIGGPTGAFIPILFAIGAQYGYENLLIAGMMAGIMLVLMGALRLGVLIKFIPKPVTIGFTAGIAVIIFTGQIASFLGLKGVERHEKFVDNMREIGIHLSTVNVYSIVTAAVCLAVLLLAKRYAPKVPGSLIGLVIASVLAALFFSGKVTTIGSAYGDIPSTLPSFHFPIITWERIRSLLRPAFLIAMLGAIESLLSAVVADGMTGSRHDSNRELIGQGIANIAAPLLGGIPATGAIARTATNIKSGAASPLSGVIHSVVVFLILLLFAPYASSIPLAGMSPILMVVAWNMSERKAFLHLLKTKTGDSLVLLITFLLTVFADLTMAVEVGLVLAVILFVKRMGEVHLVSKVLPDPESVKVGPHMVSKEHDCPQIGIYNVEGPLFFGAAYRFENTMPGAGPEQPRVVLLRMSKVPFMDTTGESNLVGLVRHLESSGGKLLISSIQPQPLGLLRKTGLYERIGAARFYDHTGEAIDEALRTISREQCIGCRHAAFRECAALSGYEEAQNLIGFKARSKPEIAR; this is encoded by the coding sequence ATGATAGGATGGAGCCGATTTCAGAACTATAGTATGAGCTCTCTGCGGAAGGATCTTGTATCCGGTATAATTGTCGGCGTTATTGCCATTCCTTTGGGAATGGCTTTTGCTATTGCTTCGGGTGTCAAACCCGAATACGGCATTTACACGACGATCATTGCCGGCATTATGATCTCGCTATTCGGCGGTTCGAAGTTTCAGATCGGAGGCCCGACCGGCGCGTTTATCCCGATTCTGTTCGCCATCGGGGCGCAGTACGGCTACGAGAATCTGCTCATCGCGGGCATGATGGCCGGTATTATGCTTGTCCTGATGGGCGCTCTCCGGCTGGGCGTGCTGATCAAATTCATTCCGAAGCCCGTCACCATCGGCTTTACCGCCGGAATCGCCGTCATCATCTTTACCGGGCAAATCGCCAGCTTCCTCGGCCTGAAGGGTGTGGAGCGGCATGAGAAGTTCGTAGATAATATGCGTGAAATTGGTATTCATCTCTCTACAGTTAACGTATACAGCATTGTGACGGCGGCAGTCTGCCTGGCCGTACTGCTGCTGGCTAAACGGTACGCTCCCAAGGTGCCGGGTTCGCTGATCGGGCTGGTTATTGCCAGCGTCTTGGCGGCGCTGTTCTTCAGCGGCAAGGTCACGACGATCGGCTCGGCTTACGGAGATATTCCAAGCACGCTGCCGAGCTTTCACTTCCCGATCATTACCTGGGAGCGCATCCGGTCGCTGCTGCGGCCTGCGTTCCTAATCGCGATGCTGGGCGCAATCGAGTCTCTGCTGTCGGCCGTTGTGGCCGATGGTATGACCGGCAGCCGGCATGACAGCAACCGCGAATTGATCGGACAAGGCATCGCCAATATCGCGGCTCCGCTGCTTGGCGGAATTCCGGCGACCGGCGCGATTGCCCGGACCGCCACCAATATCAAGAGCGGAGCCGCTTCTCCGCTGTCCGGCGTGATCCATAGCGTTGTCGTATTCCTGATTCTGCTGCTGTTCGCTCCGTATGCCTCAAGCATCCCTCTAGCGGGGATGTCTCCGATCCTGATGGTGGTCGCCTGGAATATGAGCGAGCGTAAGGCGTTTCTTCATCTGCTCAAGACGAAGACGGGGGATTCGCTGGTGCTGCTGATCACCTTCCTGCTTACGGTCTTCGCCGATCTGACGATGGCCGTGGAGGTGGGGCTCGTGCTGGCCGTTATCCTGTTCGTCAAGCGGATGGGCGAGGTTCATCTCGTGTCCAAGGTGCTGCCCGATCCGGAGTCGGTCAAAGTGGGACCGCATATGGTCTCGAAGGAGCATGATTGCCCGCAGATCGGCATTTACAACGTGGAAGGCCCGCTGTTCTTCGGGGCGGCCTACCGCTTCGAGAATACGATGCCCGGAGCCGGGCCTGAGCAGCCAAGGGTGGTCCTGCTAAGGATGAGCAAGGTGCCGTTCATGGATACAACAGGGGAGAGCAATCTGGTGGGGCTCGTCCGGCATCTGGAGAGTTCGGGCGGGAAGCTGCTTATCTCCTCTATTCAGCCCCAGCCGCTTGGGCTGCTCCGGAAGACGGGCCTCTATGAGCGGATCGGCGCTGCCCGGTTCTACGATCATACCGGGGAAGCAATCGATGAAGCTCTCCGCACCATTTCCCGGGAGCAGTGCATCGGCTGCCGGCACGCCGCCTTCCGGGAGTGCGCTGCACTGTCCGGCTACGAGGAAGCGCAGAATCTAATTGGCTTCAAAGCACGCTCCAAGCCGGAAATCGCCCGCTGA
- a CDS encoding DUF1361 domain-containing protein has protein sequence MKELNYPKVFLMLAGLTLATLAVYGIVSLRTDDFYKFLIWNLFLAWLPFLFSLAAHALYRRDAHSLLLLPLGAAWLVFFPNAPYIMTDLLHLTNRSGIYIVGGAVQSRFWYDLTMLLLFTWTAWLTGFFSLYQFQTVIWRKSNLLLSWVFVLAACILGGYGVLLGRVYRLNSWDVLTDRHRLYQLMLDSVNRQSVFFTLFIALVLLVIYATLYSLLNARGSGSQGAEIGGFQYRRGSW, from the coding sequence ATGAAGGAGCTGAATTATCCGAAGGTATTTCTGATGCTTGCCGGACTCACTCTGGCAACGCTGGCCGTATATGGCATCGTTTCGCTGAGGACCGATGATTTCTACAAGTTTTTGATCTGGAATCTGTTTTTGGCCTGGCTGCCGTTTCTTTTCTCGCTGGCGGCGCATGCGCTGTACAGACGGGATGCGCATAGTCTGCTGCTGCTTCCGCTGGGAGCGGCCTGGCTGGTCTTTTTCCCCAATGCCCCGTATATTATGACCGATCTGCTTCATTTGACGAACCGCAGCGGGATTTATATTGTTGGCGGCGCCGTCCAGAGCCGGTTCTGGTATGACCTGACTATGCTGCTGCTGTTCACTTGGACCGCCTGGCTAACCGGGTTCTTCTCACTGTACCAGTTCCAGACGGTGATCTGGCGCAAATCGAATCTGCTGCTGTCCTGGGTCTTTGTGCTCGCCGCTTGCATCCTTGGCGGGTATGGAGTGCTGCTGGGCCGGGTATACCGCCTCAACAGCTGGGATGTGCTGACCGACAGGCACCGGCTGTATCAGCTTATGCTGGACAGCGTGAACCGCCAGTCCGTCTTTTTCACCCTATTCATTGCTCTTGTGCTGCTGGTCATCTATGCGACGCTGTATAGTCTGCTCAATGCGCGCGGCAGCGGAAGCCAAGGTGCTGAGATTGGCGGATTCCAGTACAGACGCGGATCGTGGTAA
- a CDS encoding helix-turn-helix domain-containing protein — MGKRLKEEERLKVVKEALAGVKVGVLSRMYDIHPETIRGWIRDHRDSIPPEDIPVADEHLQELQRLQDVEQRYEKAMKVLGEKELELEILRELLKKKDPAYPKNSK, encoded by the coding sequence ATGGGAAAGAGGCTGAAAGAGGAAGAACGGCTTAAAGTTGTTAAGGAAGCGTTAGCTGGAGTTAAGGTGGGGGTATTATCCCGCATGTATGACATCCATCCAGAAACCATACGCGGGTGGATTAGGGATCATCGTGACTCCATTCCACCCGAAGATATTCCGGTTGCAGATGAGCATCTTCAAGAACTTCAGCGACTACAGGATGTGGAACAGCGCTACGAAAAGGCCATGAAGGTGCTCGGGGAAAAAGAACTGGAGCTTGAGATTCTGCGAGAACTGCTAAAAAAGAAAGACCCCGCTTATCCGAAAAATTCGAAGTAG
- a CDS encoding IS3 family transposase, with product MAWVLRILGLSESTYYDRKKRAARPATKRPPEGQMGRPVPGYSFTVTGEKVSDEQIKEWLLELLEGEEHVYGYKLLAQCIRNRYSVKLNKKKGYRLCKELGILQQSRKRLPSHPRRLPKNRVVTGSNQLWQMDIKYGYIIGQERFFFVLSIIDVFDRVVVQQYRGPVCEAKHAVQTLWRALQSRLQSGEVMPVIRTDNGPQFVSKLFGDTCESLDMIHERIPPRTPNMNAYIESFHSLMERDLFSKREFMTFDEAYEALDQYMDFYNNRKMHGSLKLMPPAKFSEWVKTLEDSSTFHKAM from the coding sequence GTGGCATGGGTTCTGCGCATCCTTGGATTATCCGAATCGACGTACTACGATCGTAAAAAACGAGCTGCCCGTCCGGCAACAAAACGCCCACCAGAAGGCCAGATGGGGCGTCCGGTGCCGGGCTACTCCTTCACGGTTACGGGAGAGAAAGTCAGTGACGAACAAATCAAGGAATGGCTGCTTGAGCTCCTCGAAGGCGAAGAGCATGTCTATGGCTACAAACTTCTTGCGCAATGTATTCGTAACCGGTACAGCGTAAAGCTGAACAAGAAGAAAGGATATCGCTTGTGTAAAGAGCTAGGGATTCTTCAGCAATCCCGTAAGCGCCTCCCCTCACATCCACGCCGGCTTCCCAAGAACCGGGTCGTCACAGGGTCCAACCAGTTGTGGCAAATGGACATCAAGTACGGCTACATCATCGGCCAGGAACGTTTCTTTTTCGTGCTTAGTATCATTGATGTATTTGACCGTGTCGTGGTCCAGCAGTACAGAGGACCCGTATGTGAGGCCAAACATGCGGTCCAAACCCTATGGCGAGCGCTACAGAGTCGTCTCCAATCCGGAGAAGTCATGCCCGTGATTCGAACGGACAACGGGCCGCAATTCGTCAGCAAGTTATTTGGAGATACCTGTGAAAGCCTGGACATGATTCACGAACGCATCCCGCCGCGGACACCGAATATGAATGCCTACATTGAATCCTTTCATAGCTTAATGGAACGCGATCTGTTCAGCAAAAGAGAGTTCATGACCTTCGACGAAGCCTATGAGGCCCTCGATCAATATATGGACTTCTACAACAACCGCAAGATGCATGGCAGCTTGAAATTAATGCCTCCAGCGAAGTTTTCAGAGTGGGTTAAAACGCTGGAAGACTCATCGACATTTCATAAAGCCATGTAA
- a CDS encoding alpha-amylase family glycosyl hydrolase, with protein MKKMTSMALTLPLLFSFASGALAKPQIQNDSNLGVYYEIYVNSFSDSNNDGKGDLNGILQKLDYLNDGNPHTKKDLGVDSLWLMPIGPSPSYHKYDTTDFYSVDPAYGSMEDFRSLTQEAHKRGMKVTIDLALNHTSNKHPWFLEAAKDKNSPYRDYYIWADENTDLNEKGPWGQQLWHESYPGSGDYYYALFIDFMPDLNFDNPKVREEMINVGKHWLNQGADGFRLDAAMHIYSKPDEADKNVAWWDEFKRGLAEVKPDVYLVGEVWDRPYKIAPYYKALDSSFNFDVSSKILDAVQNGSDNGLASFASNTLDLYSSYASNPIDAPFLTNHDQVRTMSLLNGDVNKAKTAASILLTLPGNPFIYYGEEIGMLGEKPDENIREPFRWYPGSGEGQTNWEPSRDNSGPDAVSVEAQAKDKESLLSHYKELIRIRHESPALMKGDIREMPTGDSRIIGYTRTFEDDSVLVLHNLSGDTVTIELSGEQWQGRKLDFATSNSVKVKKSGDQLEITIPGYTTCGLK; from the coding sequence ATGAAAAAAATGACATCAATGGCCTTAACTCTACCCCTGCTGTTCAGCTTCGCCAGCGGTGCTCTTGCTAAACCGCAAATTCAGAACGACTCCAACCTTGGCGTCTATTACGAGATTTATGTCAATTCCTTCTCTGATTCCAATAACGACGGAAAAGGTGACCTGAACGGCATCCTGCAAAAGCTGGATTATTTGAATGACGGAAACCCGCATACCAAGAAAGATTTGGGCGTCGATTCGCTGTGGCTGATGCCGATCGGTCCTTCCCCTAGCTATCATAAGTATGATACGACCGATTTCTACAGTGTAGATCCGGCGTACGGCAGTATGGAAGACTTCAGGAGTTTGACGCAGGAAGCGCATAAACGGGGAATGAAAGTAACGATCGACCTCGCGCTCAACCACACGAGCAACAAACACCCGTGGTTCCTGGAAGCCGCCAAGGACAAGAACAGCCCGTACCGGGACTATTATATCTGGGCCGACGAGAACACTGATTTGAATGAAAAAGGGCCGTGGGGACAGCAGCTCTGGCACGAGTCGTATCCGGGTTCCGGGGACTATTACTACGCTTTGTTCATAGATTTCATGCCGGATCTGAACTTTGACAATCCGAAAGTGCGTGAAGAGATGATCAATGTCGGGAAGCATTGGCTGAACCAGGGAGCCGACGGCTTCCGTCTCGACGCAGCCATGCATATCTACAGCAAGCCTGATGAGGCGGATAAGAATGTCGCATGGTGGGATGAATTCAAGCGGGGACTGGCCGAAGTGAAGCCGGATGTTTATCTGGTCGGCGAGGTATGGGACCGCCCGTACAAAATTGCGCCTTACTACAAAGCGCTGGATTCTTCGTTCAACTTCGACGTGTCCTCGAAGATTTTGGACGCCGTGCAGAACGGTTCGGACAACGGGCTGGCTTCTTTTGCGTCAAATACCCTTGATTTGTACAGCAGCTACGCTTCGAACCCGATTGACGCCCCATTCCTGACCAATCACGATCAGGTACGTACAATGTCCTTACTGAACGGGGACGTGAATAAAGCCAAAACCGCCGCCTCCATCCTGCTCACCCTGCCGGGCAACCCGTTCATTTATTATGGAGAGGAAATCGGCATGCTCGGGGAGAAGCCGGATGAGAATATCCGCGAGCCGTTCCGGTGGTACCCGGGAAGCGGAGAAGGGCAGACGAATTGGGAGCCCTCCCGCGATAATTCAGGTCCGGACGCCGTCTCCGTAGAGGCGCAGGCGAAGGATAAGGAGTCCCTCCTCTCCCATTACAAGGAGCTAATCCGCATCCGTCATGAGAGTCCCGCCTTAATGAAGGGCGACATCCGGGAGATGCCGACCGGAGACAGCCGAATTATAGGGTACACCAGAACCTTTGAGGATGACTCCGTACTCGTTCTGCACAATCTGAGCGGTGACACGGTAACCATCGAACTGTCCGGTGAACAATGGCAAGGGCGTAAGCTCGATTTTGCCACTTCAAATAGCGTAAAAGTCAAGAAATCCGGCGATCAACTGGAAATCACGATCCCGGGTTATACAACCTGCGGCTTGAAATAA